The Streptomyces luteogriseus genome includes a window with the following:
- a CDS encoding carboxymuconolactone decarboxylase family protein, whose product MSQRHEAARPTRPRLEPLPEEQWDPRTRELLSVAPHDPGGGIPNIFTTLVRHPDLYEQFLPFGGRLLSGGRLPGDVRELLILRTAWNTGSRYEWGRHLPLARAAGVTDADIDRIGEGPGAPGWTDLRRHLIRAADELHGDATMSDVTWKGLAEHFGDAELIEIAMLVGQYHMVAFFLNATGVELEPGFDGTGFPEGEKGPK is encoded by the coding sequence ATGTCACAGCGCCACGAAGCCGCCCGACCCACCCGTCCGCGACTGGAGCCGCTCCCCGAAGAACAGTGGGACCCCCGGACCCGGGAACTGCTGTCCGTCGCTCCCCACGACCCTGGGGGCGGGATCCCGAACATCTTCACCACGCTCGTGCGCCATCCCGATCTCTACGAGCAGTTCCTGCCGTTCGGCGGCCGGTTGCTCAGCGGGGGCCGACTGCCGGGAGACGTGCGTGAGTTGCTGATCCTGCGCACCGCGTGGAACACCGGCTCGCGGTACGAGTGGGGACGGCACCTCCCCCTCGCCAGGGCCGCGGGCGTCACGGACGCGGACATCGACCGCATCGGCGAAGGACCTGGGGCACCGGGCTGGACGGACCTCCGGCGGCACCTGATCCGCGCGGCGGACGAGCTGCACGGCGATGCGACGATGTCCGACGTGACCTGGAAGGGTCTGGCCGAGCACTTCGGCGACGCCGAACTGATCGAGATCGCCATGCTGGTGGGGCAGTACCACATGGTGGCCTTCTTCCTGAATGCCACCGGTGTGGAACTGGAGCCCGGTTTCGACGGCACCGGCTTCCCGGAGGGGGAAAAGGGCCCGAAGTGA
- a CDS encoding glycosyltransferase family 2 protein, with amino-acid sequence MPVKVSVIVPVYNPGIYIEDCISSLQRQSLPPDEFEVIFVDDGSTDETPARLDALAAEDPRMKVIHQENSGWSGKPRNVGIEASRGEFVMFVDNDDYLGDEALERMYDYGTANGADVVVGKMAGKNRGVPVELFRRNHPRATVENAPLIDSLTPHKMIRRAFLDRIGLRFPEGRRRLEDHVFIAEAYLRAENVSVLSDYVCYYHIRRDDGSNAGFERFDPVGYFTNLREALDVVERYTEPGPVRDRLFRRWLRVEMVERLRARRLLNLPDDYRRELFGAIHEVVVERFGPGVAAGLQPTQQVIAALTAADRYDDVVAFADWEAGVAPMATPGDIEWRDGSLRIGFTAEYLSDGEPMLFPADAEAVPLTDVPKDVTEAVRWVASETAARFGQATADLLLRERTSAAQYFQPVEFTHETVPVGDGEEVRLVLRGTATVDPAALPRDGAWDALVRVKSGGWTKECRLGPAPREDRPTPRAGVIGDRPVLPYWTTPHGNLSLELGARGKRLGLGRVQLGDVSVSDERFRVLLPVHVPGDSQVRLRFVSSRRILETPGTLSPDADRPGSVLEAVLPEDLSDDVWRVAVCLNPGSHRARFAGLPFALRAGGGSVLVTPVPGPGVALRLARRVRRVLGAARRKANSRIRTGGR; translated from the coding sequence ATGCCGGTCAAGGTCAGCGTCATCGTCCCCGTGTACAACCCGGGGATCTACATCGAGGACTGCATCTCCTCGCTGCAGCGGCAGTCGCTGCCTCCCGACGAGTTCGAGGTGATCTTCGTCGACGACGGCTCGACCGACGAGACCCCGGCCCGGCTCGACGCGCTCGCCGCCGAGGACCCCCGGATGAAGGTCATCCACCAGGAGAACTCCGGCTGGTCGGGCAAGCCCCGCAACGTCGGCATCGAGGCCTCCCGGGGCGAGTTCGTGATGTTCGTCGACAACGACGACTACCTGGGCGACGAGGCCCTGGAGCGGATGTACGACTACGGCACGGCCAACGGCGCCGACGTCGTCGTGGGCAAGATGGCCGGCAAGAACCGCGGGGTGCCGGTGGAGCTGTTCCGCCGCAACCACCCGCGCGCCACCGTCGAGAACGCCCCGCTCATCGACAGCCTCACCCCGCACAAGATGATCCGCCGGGCCTTCCTGGACCGCATCGGCCTGCGCTTCCCCGAGGGCAGACGGCGCCTGGAGGACCACGTCTTCATCGCGGAGGCGTATCTGCGCGCGGAGAACGTCTCGGTGCTCAGCGACTACGTCTGCTACTACCACATCCGGCGGGACGACGGCTCCAACGCCGGCTTCGAACGCTTCGATCCCGTCGGCTACTTCACGAACCTCCGCGAGGCCCTCGACGTCGTCGAGCGGTACACGGAGCCCGGTCCGGTGCGCGACCGGCTGTTCCGGCGGTGGCTGCGCGTGGAAATGGTGGAGCGGCTGCGGGCCCGGCGCCTGCTGAATCTGCCGGACGACTACCGTCGCGAGCTGTTCGGGGCGATCCACGAGGTCGTCGTCGAGCGCTTCGGGCCCGGTGTCGCGGCCGGTCTGCAGCCGACGCAGCAGGTCATCGCCGCGCTGACGGCGGCCGACCGGTACGACGACGTGGTGGCCTTCGCCGATTGGGAGGCGGGTGTCGCGCCCATGGCGACCCCCGGGGACATCGAGTGGCGCGACGGCTCACTCCGTATCGGCTTCACGGCCGAGTACCTGTCCGACGGTGAGCCGATGCTGTTCCCCGCCGACGCCGAGGCCGTGCCGCTGACCGACGTGCCGAAGGACGTGACCGAGGCGGTGCGGTGGGTGGCCTCGGAGACCGCCGCCCGGTTCGGGCAGGCCACGGCCGATCTGCTGCTGCGGGAGCGCACCAGCGCCGCCCAGTACTTCCAGCCGGTGGAGTTCACGCACGAGACCGTGCCGGTCGGGGACGGCGAGGAGGTCCGGCTGGTGCTGCGGGGGACGGCCACGGTCGACCCGGCCGCCCTGCCGCGTGACGGGGCCTGGGACGCACTCGTCCGGGTGAAGTCGGGCGGCTGGACCAAGGAGTGCCGGCTCGGACCGGCGCCGCGCGAGGACCGGCCCACACCCCGTGCGGGAGTCATCGGCGACCGCCCGGTCCTGCCGTACTGGACCACGCCGCACGGCAACCTCTCGCTGGAGCTCGGCGCGCGCGGCAAGCGGCTCGGGCTGGGCCGCGTGCAACTGGGGGACGTCTCCGTCTCCGACGAGCGGTTCCGGGTACTGCTCCCGGTGCACGTCCCGGGCGACTCGCAGGTGCGGCTGAGGTTCGTCTCCTCCCGTCGGATCCTGGAGACGCCGGGCACCCTCTCACCCGACGCGGACCGGCCGGGATCGGTGCTGGAGGCGGTCCTGCCCGAGGATCTCTCGGACGACGTCTGGCGGGTGGCTGTGTGCCTGAACCCGGGCTCCCACCGGGCCCGTTTCGCCGGTCTGCCGTTCGCGCTGCGGGCCGGCGGCGGGAGCGTGCTGGTGACGCCGGTGCCGGGGCCCGGTGTCGCGCTGCGGCTGGCCCGGCGCGTCCGGCGGGTGCTCGGTGCCGCGCGCCGGAAGGCGAATTCCCGTATCAGGACCGGAGGGCGGTGA
- a CDS encoding NADP-dependent oxidoreductase, translated as MSTINHQIRLAARPVGEPRPTDWKQVEEPAGQPGDGEFLVQVLCLSIDPAMRGWMNAGRSYIRPVEIGEVMRAGAVGRVVASRHSGFAVGDHVSGTFGVQEYCVSDGRGVTKVDPAAAPLPTYLGTLGMSGLTAYFGLIEVGRPEPGQTVVVSGAAGAVGSVVGQIAKILGCRVVGIAGGEAKCRMVVDEFGFDAAIDYQSEDVRKALREHAPDGVDVYFDNVGGDVLDAVLLRLARGARVVVCGAISQYNSTKPQGPANYLSLLVNRASMTGIVVFDYAERYAEGIAQMATWRTEGRLKSLEDVVSGSVAEFPETLMRLFRGDNRGKLVLKIAD; from the coding sequence ATGAGCACGATCAACCACCAGATACGCCTGGCCGCACGTCCCGTGGGAGAGCCGCGCCCCACCGACTGGAAGCAGGTCGAGGAGCCGGCCGGACAGCCGGGCGACGGGGAGTTCCTGGTACAGGTCCTCTGTCTGTCGATCGACCCGGCGATGCGCGGCTGGATGAACGCGGGCAGGTCCTACATCCGGCCGGTGGAGATCGGCGAGGTGATGCGCGCCGGTGCGGTGGGCAGGGTGGTCGCCTCCCGGCACTCCGGGTTCGCGGTCGGTGACCATGTGTCGGGCACGTTCGGCGTGCAGGAGTACTGCGTGTCGGACGGGCGCGGCGTGACCAAGGTCGACCCCGCGGCCGCTCCCCTGCCGACCTATCTCGGCACGCTCGGCATGTCGGGCCTGACGGCCTACTTCGGCCTGATCGAGGTCGGGCGTCCCGAGCCGGGGCAGACCGTCGTGGTGTCCGGAGCGGCCGGGGCCGTCGGCAGCGTCGTCGGGCAGATCGCCAAGATCCTCGGCTGCCGGGTCGTCGGCATCGCCGGCGGCGAGGCCAAGTGCCGGATGGTGGTGGACGAGTTCGGGTTCGATGCCGCGATCGACTACCAGAGCGAGGACGTCCGCAAGGCCCTGCGCGAGCACGCCCCCGACGGCGTCGACGTGTACTTCGACAACGTCGGCGGCGATGTGCTGGACGCCGTACTGCTGCGGCTGGCACGCGGCGCCCGCGTCGTGGTCTGCGGCGCGATCTCCCAGTACAACAGCACCAAGCCGCAAGGCCCCGCCAACTACCTGTCGCTGCTGGTGAACCGCGCCTCCATGACGGGCATCGTGGTGTTCGACTACGCCGAACGGTACGCGGAGGGCATCGCACAGATGGCCACGTGGCGGACGGAGGGCCGGCTGAAGTCCCTGGAGGACGTGGTGTCCGGCTCGGTCGCGGAGTTCCCGGAGACCCTGATGCGCCTGTTCCGTGGTGACAACCGCGGCAAGCTGGTGCTGAAGATCGCGGACTGA
- the rfbC gene encoding dTDP-4-dehydrorhamnose 3,5-epimerase, translated as MRPLGIEGAWVLEPKIFPDDRGSFHEWYRGAEFREATGHDLSLAQANCSVSRRGVLRGVHFADVPPGQAKYVTCVRGAVLDVVIDIRVGSPTYGRWEAVRLDDDTRHAVFLAEGLGHAFMALTDDATVVYLCSEGYAPGREHGIHPLDPALGIEWPEGIAPLLSPKDEQAPTLAEAERQGLLPSYEACLAYYAELRSGQGA; from the coding sequence ATGCGACCCCTGGGGATAGAGGGCGCCTGGGTACTGGAGCCCAAGATCTTCCCGGACGACCGGGGCAGCTTCCACGAGTGGTACCGCGGCGCGGAGTTCCGCGAGGCGACGGGGCACGACCTGTCCCTGGCCCAGGCCAACTGCTCGGTCTCGCGGCGGGGCGTGCTGAGGGGTGTGCACTTCGCCGACGTGCCGCCCGGCCAGGCCAAGTACGTCACGTGCGTCCGCGGTGCCGTCCTGGACGTGGTGATCGACATCCGCGTGGGCTCCCCCACCTACGGGAGGTGGGAGGCCGTACGGCTCGACGACGACACGCGGCACGCGGTGTTCCTCGCCGAGGGCCTCGGGCATGCCTTCATGGCCCTCACGGACGACGCGACGGTGGTCTACCTGTGCTCGGAGGGCTACGCCCCGGGCCGTGAGCACGGCATCCACCCGCTCGACCCGGCGCTGGGCATCGAGTGGCCCGAGGGCATCGCCCCGCTCCTGTCCCCCAAGGACGAGCAGGCCCCGACCCTGGCCGAGGCGGAACGCCAGGGGCTCCTGCCCTCGTACGAGGCCTGTCTGGCGTACTACGCGGAGCTGCGGAGCGGGCAGGGGGCGTAG
- a CDS encoding class I SAM-dependent methyltransferase, with protein MKRHEFLRELHKVSANRNYLEIGVNDGRSLTLSRVPSIAIDPAFKVVSELRCDVHLVKATSDDFFARDNPLQHLKGGRHPLRNLRRGRSPIGYWRKTTLDLSFIDGMHLFEFALRDFMNVEKYSDWGSVIVLDDMLPRSIDEAARDRHTNAWTGDVYKITEVLARYRPDLVTVQVDTAPTGQLVVFGADPDNRVLHDKYDEIMAEYKIPDPQKVPEAILERAGAVRPETLLEAGFWRPLAQARNRGLPRAVGWEPLRKALQQVGVSR; from the coding sequence GTGAAACGCCATGAGTTCCTCCGGGAACTGCACAAGGTCAGCGCCAATCGCAACTACCTGGAGATCGGCGTCAACGACGGGCGCAGCCTGACGCTGTCCCGCGTCCCCAGCATCGCGATCGACCCCGCCTTCAAGGTGGTCTCGGAGCTGAGGTGCGACGTCCACCTGGTGAAGGCCACCAGCGACGACTTCTTCGCGCGGGACAACCCCCTCCAGCACCTCAAGGGCGGCCGTCACCCGCTGCGCAACCTGCGCCGTGGCCGCAGCCCGATCGGCTACTGGCGCAAGACGACCCTGGACCTGTCGTTCATCGACGGCATGCACCTGTTCGAGTTCGCGTTGCGCGACTTCATGAACGTCGAGAAGTACTCGGACTGGGGCAGTGTGATCGTCCTCGACGACATGCTGCCGCGCAGCATCGACGAGGCGGCCCGGGACCGGCACACCAACGCCTGGACCGGTGACGTCTACAAGATCACCGAGGTGCTGGCGCGCTACCGCCCGGACCTGGTCACGGTGCAGGTGGACACCGCCCCCACCGGCCAGCTGGTCGTCTTCGGCGCCGACCCGGACAACCGGGTCCTGCACGACAAGTACGACGAGATCATGGCCGAGTACAAGATCCCTGACCCGCAGAAGGTACCCGAGGCGATCCTGGAGCGGGCCGGCGCGGTCCGCCCCGAGACCCTTCTGGAAGCGGGCTTCTGGCGCCCCCTCGCCCAGGCCCGCAACCGAGGCCTGCCCCGCGCCGTCGGCTGGGAGCCCCTGCGCAAGGCCCTGCAGCAGGTCGGCGTGAGTCGCTGA
- a CDS encoding metallophosphoesterase family protein, whose product MRLLLMSDTHLPKRARELPALLLAELPMADVVFHAGDWVDTDTLDLLEARCRRLVGVYGNNDGPELRARLPEVAYVELGGVRFGVIHETGAKQGREQRCAARFPDLDVLVFGHSHIPWDTMAPSGLRLLNPGSPTDRRRQPHCTYMTATVAEGRLTDVELHRLPPRAPR is encoded by the coding sequence GTGCGCCTGCTCCTGATGTCGGACACCCACCTGCCCAAGCGGGCCAGGGAACTGCCCGCCCTCCTGCTCGCCGAACTCCCGATGGCCGACGTCGTGTTCCACGCCGGGGACTGGGTCGACACGGACACCCTCGATCTGCTGGAGGCCCGCTGCCGCAGGCTCGTCGGGGTGTACGGCAACAACGACGGGCCGGAGCTGCGCGCCCGGCTGCCCGAGGTGGCGTACGTGGAATTGGGCGGGGTGCGGTTCGGTGTGATCCACGAGACGGGCGCCAAGCAGGGCCGGGAGCAGCGGTGCGCCGCCCGCTTCCCCGACCTGGACGTGCTGGTCTTCGGCCACAGCCACATCCCCTGGGACACCATGGCCCCCTCCGGCCTGCGCCTGCTGAACCCGGGCTCCCCGACGGACCGGCGCCGCCAGCCCCACTGCACGTACATGACCGCCACGGTCGCCGAGGGGCGGCTCACGGACGTGGAACTGCACCGGCTGCCGCCCCGCGCACCGCGCTGA
- a CDS encoding alcohol dehydrogenase catalytic domain-containing protein yields MKALTYHGRHDIRYGDVPDPAVGGPADAVVRVTAAGICGSDLHIYAGNAFSPDLGYTPGHECVGVVVETGGQVTRFKPGDRVLVPASVGCAQCRQCAAGFTARCERATSSTELCYGVGPKLQGSQAQALAVPCADVNLVHLPEDISDEAAVVLTDNAPTAWYGCRRARIQPGETVLVVGLGPVGLMAAQSAFAMGAARVLGVDLVAERRAFAAGLGVEPVEGDDVRSAIREMTAGRGPDAVVEAVGSDATIELALKAVRQAGRVSVIGVSQNKAFPFHMYLAQVKELEFAIGLCSVHYELPPLIALTRAGRITPEVMVSHRFALSDGPAAYELFAGRSDGVRKIVLDPTG; encoded by the coding sequence GTGAAGGCACTGACCTACCACGGCCGTCACGACATCCGCTACGGGGACGTCCCCGACCCGGCCGTCGGCGGCCCCGCCGACGCGGTGGTGCGGGTGACCGCGGCCGGCATCTGCGGCAGCGACCTGCACATCTACGCCGGCAACGCCTTCAGCCCGGACCTGGGCTACACACCGGGACATGAATGCGTCGGCGTGGTCGTCGAGACCGGCGGCCAGGTCACCCGCTTCAAGCCCGGCGACCGGGTCCTGGTGCCGGCCTCCGTCGGCTGTGCGCAGTGCCGGCAGTGTGCGGCCGGGTTCACGGCACGGTGCGAGCGCGCCACGTCGAGCACGGAGCTCTGTTACGGAGTCGGCCCGAAGCTCCAGGGCAGCCAGGCCCAGGCCCTGGCGGTGCCCTGCGCCGACGTCAATCTGGTGCACCTGCCCGAGGACATCTCCGACGAGGCCGCCGTCGTCCTGACGGACAACGCCCCCACCGCCTGGTACGGCTGCCGCCGTGCCCGCATCCAGCCCGGTGAGACCGTCCTGGTCGTCGGCCTCGGCCCGGTCGGCCTGATGGCCGCCCAGTCCGCCTTCGCGATGGGCGCGGCCCGGGTGCTGGGCGTGGATCTGGTCGCGGAGCGCCGCGCCTTCGCCGCCGGCCTGGGCGTCGAGCCGGTCGAGGGTGACGACGTGCGGTCGGCCATCCGGGAGATGACCGCCGGCCGCGGGCCGGACGCCGTGGTGGAGGCGGTGGGTTCCGACGCCACCATCGAACTCGCCCTCAAGGCCGTCCGGCAGGCCGGCCGGGTCAGTGTGATCGGGGTCAGCCAGAACAAGGCGTTCCCGTTCCACATGTATCTGGCGCAGGTCAAGGAACTGGAGTTCGCCATCGGGCTGTGTTCGGTGCACTACGAACTCCCTCCCCTGATCGCCCTCACCCGCGCCGGACGGATCACGCCCGAGGTCATGGTCTCGCACCGCTTCGCCCTCTCCGACGGACCGGCGGCGTACGAACTGTTCGCCGGCCGCTCCGACGGTGTCCGCAAGATCGTTCTCGACCCGACGGGCTGA
- a CDS encoding putative quinol monooxygenase, whose protein sequence is MIFITAKFRVRPEHADRWPEIAADFTRATRAEPGCLWFDWSRSVDEPSEYVLVEAFRDDEAGAAHVQSAHFKAAQQTLPPHLAETPRIVNANVPQDDWSLLGEMAVPGQE, encoded by the coding sequence ATGATCTTCATCACCGCGAAGTTCCGCGTCCGCCCCGAGCACGCCGACCGCTGGCCCGAGATCGCCGCCGACTTCACCCGGGCGACGCGCGCCGAGCCCGGCTGCCTGTGGTTCGACTGGTCGCGCAGCGTGGACGAGCCGTCGGAGTACGTCCTCGTCGAGGCGTTCCGCGACGACGAGGCCGGAGCGGCACACGTCCAGTCCGCGCACTTCAAGGCCGCGCAGCAGACGCTGCCGCCGCATCTGGCCGAGACGCCGCGCATCGTGAACGCGAACGTCCCGCAGGACGACTGGTCGCTCCTCGGGGAGATGGCGGTACCGGGACAGGAATAG
- a CDS encoding choice-of-anchor Q domain-containing protein — translation MKGTTVTAALTAVLLATAAPPVAHAATPADSGPAEFAVDTTSDAVDADGADGRCLTASGRCSLRAAVMAANARPGSTITLPPGHYRLTIPPDPRLIIGDHPDPTTGDLNVAAPLTIKGAGARTTVIDANRLDRAFRMQADSRLSDLTITGGVTAQRELPITDTGGGAIANGHHMTLRRVAVTGNSAGYGGGIFNVPDSHLDLIESTVSGNAAGEAGGIRFDDTGTVTNSTIADNRVTNPGDRPGSLAGYGGGIDIRGIGHVEILNSTITGNRSSDGGGGINIAPAYLDSLPSPLPDIIDLPLGRMTLRNSVIANNTVGGAPADCKKAFATITSQGHNLDGDGSCRLTAAGDLPSRRPLLGPLADNGGPTDTVALLPGSPALDAADGCPAADQRGVTRPQGTGCDVGAYEAVS, via the coding sequence ATGAAAGGCACGACCGTCACGGCCGCCCTCACCGCCGTCCTCCTCGCCACCGCCGCACCTCCCGTCGCCCATGCCGCCACTCCCGCGGACTCCGGTCCTGCGGAGTTCGCCGTTGACACCACGTCCGACGCGGTCGACGCCGACGGGGCGGACGGCCGGTGTCTCACCGCCTCGGGCAGGTGCAGCCTGCGTGCCGCGGTGATGGCCGCCAACGCCCGGCCGGGCAGTACGATCACGTTGCCTCCCGGCCACTACCGGCTGACGATCCCGCCGGACCCGCGCCTGATCATCGGCGACCACCCCGACCCCACCACGGGCGACCTGAACGTCGCCGCCCCCCTCACGATCAAGGGCGCCGGCGCGCGGACCACCGTCATCGACGCCAACCGCCTGGACCGGGCCTTCCGCATGCAGGCGGACTCCCGGCTGTCCGATCTGACGATCACCGGTGGAGTGACCGCGCAACGCGAACTGCCCATCACCGACACCGGTGGTGGCGCGATCGCCAACGGACATCACATGACACTGCGACGGGTCGCCGTGACCGGGAACTCCGCCGGCTACGGCGGCGGCATCTTCAACGTCCCGGACTCCCACCTCGACCTGATCGAGAGCACCGTCAGCGGGAACGCCGCGGGAGAGGCCGGCGGCATCAGGTTCGACGACACCGGCACCGTGACCAACTCGACGATCGCGGACAACCGGGTGACGAACCCCGGCGACCGCCCCGGCAGCCTCGCCGGGTACGGCGGAGGCATCGACATCAGAGGCATCGGGCACGTGGAGATCCTCAACTCGACCATCACCGGGAACCGTTCCAGCGACGGCGGGGGTGGGATCAACATCGCCCCCGCCTATCTCGACAGCCTGCCCTCACCACTCCCCGACATCATCGATCTGCCTCTCGGGCGCATGACGCTGCGCAACTCCGTCATCGCGAACAACACCGTCGGCGGCGCACCCGCCGACTGCAAGAAGGCCTTCGCCACCATCACGTCGCAGGGCCACAACCTCGACGGCGACGGCAGCTGCCGGCTGACCGCCGCGGGCGACCTGCCCAGCCGCAGGCCTTTGCTCGGACCGCTCGCGGACAACGGCGGCCCCACCGACACCGTGGCGCTGCTGCCCGGCAGCCCCGCCCTGGACGCGGCCGACGGCTGCCCGGCCGCCGACCAGCGCGGCGTCACGCGCCCCCAGGGCACCGGCTGCGACGTCGGCGCATACGAGGCCGTGTCGTGA
- a CDS encoding TetR/AcrR family transcriptional regulator, producing MTQAPALDRGARSRDAILDTAGELMSRHGYAATSISMISAACGLPVSSIYWHFRSKDGIYVAVLERARTVLLAALPPAEVPGADVAERLDTFLTELAGAFRCHPRGVKLLLGLGVVQKDASAAAVAEVGHYRDALVAWARDSVSSVFALRDRPEVADELARFTLRMTSGTAVARWFEPDAVLETEPLRVALLALAAHHAVPVRGAPGEGTP from the coding sequence ATGACGCAGGCACCGGCCCTGGACCGTGGCGCGCGGTCCCGTGACGCGATACTGGACACCGCCGGCGAGCTGATGTCGCGCCACGGCTACGCCGCCACGTCCATCTCGATGATCTCCGCGGCATGCGGTCTGCCGGTGAGTTCGATCTACTGGCACTTCCGCAGCAAGGACGGGATCTACGTCGCGGTGCTGGAGCGCGCCAGGACCGTGTTGCTGGCCGCCCTGCCCCCGGCCGAGGTGCCGGGCGCCGACGTCGCGGAGCGTCTGGACACCTTTCTCACAGAGCTCGCGGGCGCGTTCCGATGCCACCCGCGAGGTGTGAAGCTGCTGTTGGGACTGGGCGTGGTGCAGAAGGACGCCAGTGCGGCGGCCGTCGCCGAGGTAGGTCACTACCGCGACGCGCTGGTGGCCTGGGCCCGGGATTCCGTGAGCTCCGTCTTCGCGCTGCGTGACCGCCCGGAGGTGGCGGACGAACTCGCGCGCTTCACCCTGCGGATGACGAGCGGAACCGCTGTGGCCCGCTGGTTCGAGCCGGACGCGGTCCTGGAGACCGAACCGCTGCGCGTGGCATTGCTCGCGCTGGCCGCCCACCACGCCGTCCCCGTGCGGGGCGCCCCTGGCGAGGGCACCCCTTGA
- a CDS encoding class I SAM-dependent methyltransferase, which produces MGQDDGYLLDNRQAEAGTRFDALAALFDASTFRHFERVGIDAGWRCWEVGAGGPSVVAWLRERVGPGGRVLATDIDVSWTGNDATEGVEVLRHDVGRDALPPGPFDLVHARLVLVHVAERDAALRTMVQALRPGGWLVVEDADPALQPLICPDEYGPEQELANRLRTGFRQLLRQRGADLAYGRRLPRLLREAGLADVEADAYFPITSPACDVLETATVQQMRDKLVAEGLATDEEIERHLANIAAGRLDLATSPMISAWGRRPTGDGSPPLL; this is translated from the coding sequence ATGGGTCAGGATGACGGATACCTCCTGGACAACCGGCAGGCCGAGGCCGGGACGCGCTTCGACGCGCTGGCGGCCCTCTTCGACGCCTCGACATTCCGGCACTTCGAGCGCGTCGGGATCGACGCGGGATGGCGGTGCTGGGAGGTCGGGGCGGGCGGCCCGAGCGTGGTGGCGTGGCTGCGCGAGCGGGTCGGGCCCGGCGGTCGCGTGCTCGCCACCGACATCGACGTCTCCTGGACGGGGAATGACGCCACCGAAGGCGTCGAGGTGCTCCGGCACGACGTCGGCCGAGACGCCCTTCCGCCCGGTCCCTTCGACCTGGTCCACGCCCGTCTCGTCCTGGTCCACGTGGCCGAGCGCGACGCCGCCCTGCGCACCATGGTCCAGGCGTTGCGCCCCGGCGGATGGCTGGTGGTCGAGGACGCCGACCCCGCGCTCCAGCCGCTGATCTGCCCCGACGAGTACGGTCCCGAACAAGAGCTCGCCAACAGGCTCCGCACCGGCTTCCGTCAGCTGCTGCGGCAGCGTGGAGCCGACCTCGCGTACGGACGGAGACTGCCCCGGCTGCTGCGCGAGGCGGGGCTCGCCGATGTGGAGGCCGACGCCTACTTCCCGATCACCTCGCCCGCGTGCGACGTGCTCGAAACGGCCACGGTCCAGCAGATGCGCGACAAGCTGGTCGCCGAGGGCCTCGCCACGGACGAGGAGATCGAACGGCACCTCGCCAACATCGCGGCCGGACGCCTCGACCTCGCCACCTCCCCGATGATCTCGGCCTGGGGCCGCCGTCCGACGGGCGACGGCTCGCCGCCCCTCCTCTAG